One window from the genome of Phocoena phocoena chromosome 15, mPhoPho1.1, whole genome shotgun sequence encodes:
- the INSM1 gene encoding insulinoma-associated protein 1 encodes MPRGFLVKRSKKSTPVSYRVRGGEDGDRALLLSPGCGGARASPPAPSPGPGPLPPPPAERAHATLAAALACAPGPPPPPPGPRAAHFGNPEAAHPAPLYSPTRPVSREHEKHKYFERSFNLGSPVSAESFPTPAALLVGGGGGGGGANGAGGGGTCGGDPLLFAPAELKMGTAFSAGAEAARGPGPGPPLPPAASLRPPGKRPAPPAAAAAAAEPPAKVAKAPGAKKPKAIRKLHFEDEVTTSPVLGLKIKEGPVEAPRGRAGSAARPLGEFICQLCKEEYADPFALAQHKCSRIVRVEYRCPECAKVFSCPANLASHRRWHKPRPAPAAARASEPETAARAEVREATGGGSDRDTPSPGGVSESGSEDGLYECHHCAKKFRRQAYLRKHLLAHHQALQAKGAPPAPPAEDLLALYPGPDEKAPQEAAGDGEAAGVLGLSASAECHLCPVCGETFPSKGAQERHLRLLHAAQVFPCKYCPATFYSSPGLTRHINKCHPSENRQVILLQVPVRPAC; translated from the coding sequence ATGCCCCGCGGCTTTCTGGTGAAGCGCAGCAAGAAGTCCACGCCCGTGTCCTACCGGGTCCGCGGCGGCGAGGACGGCGACCGCGCGCTGCTGCTCTCGCCGGGCTGCGGGGGCGCCCGCGCCTCGCCCCCGGCGCCGAGCCCCGGGCCGGGCCCtctgccgccgccgcccgccgagCGCGCCCATGCGACGCTCGCCGCCGCGCTCGCCTGCGCGCCGGGCCCGCCGCCACCCCCGCCGGGGCCGCGGGCCGCGCACTTCGGCAATCCTGAGGCCGCGCACCCCGCGCCGCTCTACAGCCCCACGCGGCCCGTGAGCCGCGAGCACGAGAAGCACAAGTACTTCGAGCGCAGCTTCAACCTCGGCTCGCCCGTCTCGGCCGAGTCCTTCCCCACTCCCGCCGCGCTGCTCGttggaggcggcggcggcggcggcggggccaatggcgcgggcggcggcggcacCTGCGGCGGCGACCCGTTGCTCTTCGCGCCCGCCGAGCTCAAGATGGGCACGGCGTTCTCGGCAGGCGCCGAGGCGGCCCGCGGCCCGGGGCCCGGCCCCCCGCTACCCCCCGCCGCCTCCCTGCGGCCCCCAGGCAAGCGACCCGcgcctcccgccgccgccgccgccgccgccgagccTCCCGCCAAGGTAGCCAAAGCCCCAGGCGCCAAGAAGCCCAAAGCCATCCGCAAGCTGCACTTCGAGGACGAGGTGACCACGTCGCCCGTGCTGGGGCTCAAGATCAAGGAAGGCCCGGTGGAGGCGCCGCGGGGCCGCGCGGGGAGCGCGGCGCGGCCGCTGGGCGAGTTCATCTGCCAGCTCTGCAAGGAGGAGTACGCCGACCCGTTTGCGCTGGCGCAGCACAAGTGCTCGCGCATCGTGCGCGTGGAGTACCGCTGCCCCGAGTGCGCCAAGGTCTTCAGCTGCCCGGCCAACCTGGCCTCGCACCGCCGCTGGCACAAACCGCGGCCTgcgcccgccgccgcccgcgcgTCCGAGCCCGAAACCGCTGCCAGGGCTGAGGTGCGGGAGGCGACGGGCGGCGGCAGCGACCGCGACACGCCGAGCCCCGGCGGCGTGTCCGAGTCGGGCTCGGAGGACGGGCTCTACGAGTGCCACCACTGCGCCAAGAAGTTCCGCCGCCAGGCCTATCTGCGCAAGCACCTGCTGGCGCACCACCAGGCGCTGCAGGCCAAGGGCGCGCCGCCGGCGCCCCCCGCCGAGGACCTACTGGCCTTGTACCCCGGGCCCGACGAGAAGGCGCCCCAGGAGGCGGCCGGCGACGGCGAGGCGGCCGGCGTGCTGGGCCTGAGTGCGTCCGCCGAGTGCCACCTGTGCCCAGTGTGCGGGGAGACGTTCCCCAGCAAGGGCGCCCAGGAGCGCCACCTGCGCCTGCTGCACGCCGCCCAGGTGTTCCCCTGCAAGTACTGCCCGGCCACCTTCTACAGCTCGCCCGGCCTCACGCGGCACATCAACAAGTGCCACCCATCCGAGAACAGACAAGTGATCCTCCTGCAGGTGCCCGTGCGTCCGGCCTGCTAG